A genomic window from Cytobacillus suaedae includes:
- a CDS encoding ATP-grasp domain-containing protein, giving the protein MNFILISPYYPSNFQAFAHRLKGAGVTVLGVGEEPYDQLGPYLQNSLTEYYRVNNLEDSDEVKRAVAFLFYKYGPIDRIESNNEHWLELDAKLREQFNVYGNKTNDLKKVKYKSEMKKLFKKADVPVVEGRIVKTNIDLYKSIDELGLPVIAKPDNGVGSAATYKLSSEEDVRQFKEEWGEAQVYFLEPYVEGGVLCTFDGLVDQKGNIVFQSSFTYNVPTLELVKGQLDLAYVIQKEIDSKLETYGKRIVETFGMKERFFHIEFFKLENGDYVALEYNNRLAGGYTIDMYNFAYSIDLFAQYASLVTGGEFKKSDAENQFCVGITQRDAYEYQHDTNAIYERFGDRVKFEQRMPDAFAELQGNQFYAINAESHEEVDEIIRFVHERKKEILLCI; this is encoded by the coding sequence ATGAATTTTATTTTGATATCACCATATTATCCAAGTAATTTCCAGGCATTTGCTCATCGATTAAAAGGTGCAGGTGTCACTGTTTTAGGGGTTGGTGAAGAGCCATATGACCAATTAGGTCCCTACTTACAAAACTCTTTAACAGAATATTATCGGGTGAATAATTTAGAAGATTCAGATGAAGTGAAACGTGCTGTTGCCTTTTTATTTTATAAATATGGTCCAATTGACCGCATTGAATCCAATAACGAACATTGGCTAGAACTTGATGCCAAGTTGCGTGAGCAATTTAACGTATACGGCAATAAAACGAATGACTTGAAAAAAGTTAAGTATAAATCTGAAATGAAGAAGCTGTTTAAAAAAGCAGATGTGCCTGTTGTAGAAGGAAGAATCGTTAAAACTAATATTGATTTATATAAATCTATTGATGAATTAGGACTGCCCGTTATCGCTAAACCCGATAATGGAGTTGGATCAGCTGCAACCTATAAATTAAGTTCAGAAGAGGATGTACGTCAATTTAAAGAAGAATGGGGAGAAGCCCAAGTGTACTTCTTAGAACCTTATGTTGAAGGAGGCGTGCTTTGTACATTTGATGGTTTAGTGGATCAGAAAGGGAATATTGTATTCCAATCAAGCTTTACATATAATGTGCCAACTCTGGAACTCGTTAAGGGCCAGTTGGATTTAGCATATGTGATTCAAAAAGAAATCGATTCTAAGCTCGAAACTTATGGAAAGAGGATTGTAGAAACTTTTGGAATGAAAGAACGGTTTTTCCATATTGAGTTCTTTAAATTAGAAAATGGGGATTATGTTGCACTTGAATATAATAACCGCTTGGCTGGCGGCTACACGATTGATATGTACAATTTTGCGTACTCCATTGATTTATTTGCTCAGTATGCTTCTCTTGTGACAGGAGGAGAATTTAAGAAGTCCGATGCCGAAAACCAGTTTTGTGTCGGTATAACACAGCGTGATGCTTATGAGTATCAACATGATACGAATGCCATTTATGAACGATTTGGCGACCGTGTGAAGTTTGAACAGCGCATGCCTGATGCATTTGCGGAACTCCAAGGAAATCAATTTTATGCGATTAATGCAGAATCGCATGAAGAAGTCGATGAAATTATCCGATTTGTACATGAGCGAAAAAAGGAGATTCTTCTATGCATATAG
- a CDS encoding acyl-CoA desaturase — translation MKDLHSFGWYASKIKPYLPKEAFMPVPTRLFGGLAYFLVALSGILAVAFLNLSFWVNSFIAIATGLSFAGMCFLGHEILHGTVVRKPFVRDFLGGIAFSPIGIGPKLWRKWHNMTHHVHTQHEHNDPDTWSTAEFISKKPLLAFFFRQPNFIRTIGYIIFLTFNFTLHSTRMFFVFLKEFQPRKQLWVLLELLLPWTIWFSLLIVIGPIKWVFAFLIPAAIANFIMSSYIATNHNLNPQMEVNDPLANTLSVTVPKWVNFLHFNFSYHTEHHLFPTMSSKYYPLVKEKIKEFWPERYHEMPMGKAMLILLKTPRPYLKQDELVDMFNGNVYTVLGKGLDPKNVQAHKKVNLKQTLLPSKK, via the coding sequence ATGAAGGATTTACATAGTTTTGGATGGTATGCATCAAAAATAAAGCCATATTTACCGAAAGAAGCATTTATGCCAGTGCCAACTCGATTATTTGGAGGATTAGCCTACTTTTTGGTTGCGCTTTCAGGGATTTTAGCAGTAGCTTTTCTTAATCTCTCATTCTGGGTAAATAGCTTCATTGCTATTGCCACTGGTTTAAGTTTTGCTGGAATGTGTTTTTTAGGGCATGAGATTTTACATGGTACCGTTGTAAGAAAGCCCTTTGTTAGGGATTTTCTAGGTGGGATAGCTTTCAGTCCAATTGGTATTGGACCGAAGCTGTGGCGTAAGTGGCATAATATGACTCATCATGTTCATACTCAACATGAACATAATGATCCTGATACATGGTCAACAGCAGAGTTTATTTCCAAGAAACCCTTATTGGCGTTCTTTTTTAGACAGCCTAATTTTATTCGAACGATAGGGTACATTATATTTTTGACTTTTAATTTCACTCTTCACTCAACAAGAATGTTTTTTGTGTTTTTGAAGGAATTTCAGCCAAGAAAGCAGCTATGGGTACTCCTAGAGTTGCTGTTACCCTGGACGATTTGGTTTAGCTTATTGATTGTCATCGGACCTATTAAATGGGTATTTGCATTTTTGATTCCTGCCGCTATTGCAAATTTTATTATGAGTAGTTATATTGCAACTAATCATAATTTGAATCCGCAGATGGAAGTTAATGACCCTTTAGCTAATACATTATCAGTAACTGTTCCAAAATGGGTAAACTTTTTACATTTCAATTTTTCCTATCACACTGAACATCATCTCTTTCCAACGATGAGTTCGAAGTATTATCCTTTAGTAAAAGAAAAAATTAAAGAGTTTTGGCCAGAGCGCTATCATGAGATGCCGATGGGGAAAGCAATGCTAATATTGTTGAAAACCCCAAGACCATATCTTAAGCAAGACGAATTAGTTGATATGTTCAATGGCAATGTTTATACCGTCTTAGGGAAAGGACTAGATCCTAAAAATGTGCAAGCTCATAAAAAGGTAAATTTGAAGCAGACTTTGCTGCCTAGTAAGAAGTAA
- a CDS encoding GGDEF domain-containing protein has translation MPMDSIGYALTKLDSVIWKYGNSKKFEFLSGFPILEEFFSDDDIRNGSISILSITHPSDKTTLLRCIQSIQTDQSFSDVLRLKNKSNVYKWVKITGYSFTDDKNHGCFIGQALDYSDQVNKEQAVKTLQNQMMAILDSVPNPAAIHKEEKIVYINPAALHMLRLTKTEEALGKRMEDFVSPNNKDILIGSDGSEREIVAMRFPILFNDETHYLSFGNDITEQRKVKERLENLEYFDELTTLPNYKSFNEKLTSYIEYTNVHFSVFFISINELKLIHTTFGYQVGDEILKTIAIRLKKALGKENNIFRVEGDKFSYIGQGQTKEQCSEIAKKITKLITEPVFINGHEFYISPSIGITLFPEDGKDKETLKKNTNAALYLASDKDHHHFQFYDSLIKEAYIRRVVLEKALRKARKNNEFYLVFQPKCCIKTGEVIGAEALLRWRHPEFGIVSPTEFIEIAEESGIIDSIGEWVLIEACHQVRKWKDIGLDIKISVNLSVKQLHHPNLVKIVRNALERADISSSNLELEITESIMQQPNAANRLLHKLKNLGITISIDDFGTGYSSLSYLKNLPIDTLKIDRSFIKDIEAGERDRAIVKSIVELGHNLNLHVVAEGVETKGQLHYLNKIHCNYAQGFLYSKPLNPEDFVNWMKNRVNL, from the coding sequence ATGCCTATGGACAGTATTGGTTATGCCTTAACAAAATTAGATTCAGTGATATGGAAATATGGGAATTCTAAGAAATTTGAATTTTTATCTGGCTTTCCTATACTTGAGGAATTCTTTTCAGATGATGATATTCGTAATGGATCAATTTCTATTTTATCAATCACTCATCCTAGTGATAAAACAACACTCTTACGCTGTATTCAAAGCATACAAACAGATCAATCATTTTCTGATGTCCTTCGTCTTAAAAACAAATCAAATGTGTACAAGTGGGTTAAAATAACTGGTTATTCTTTTACTGATGATAAAAACCATGGTTGCTTTATTGGACAGGCTTTGGACTATTCCGATCAAGTTAATAAAGAACAGGCAGTCAAGACACTCCAAAATCAAATGATGGCAATTTTAGATTCTGTGCCAAACCCAGCCGCCATCCATAAGGAAGAAAAAATTGTTTATATTAATCCTGCTGCGTTACATATGTTGAGATTAACTAAGACCGAGGAAGCATTGGGTAAAAGAATGGAAGACTTCGTAAGTCCTAATAATAAGGATATATTAATAGGAAGTGACGGTTCTGAAAGGGAAATCGTTGCGATGAGGTTCCCCATACTATTTAACGATGAAACTCATTACCTTAGTTTCGGGAATGATATCACAGAGCAACGGAAGGTAAAAGAGAGGCTAGAAAACCTTGAATATTTTGATGAACTTACTACCTTACCAAACTATAAATCGTTTAATGAGAAGCTAACAAGTTATATTGAATATACAAATGTTCATTTTTCCGTATTTTTCATCAGTATCAATGAATTAAAGCTAATTCATACTACATTTGGCTATCAGGTTGGTGATGAAATACTTAAGACGATTGCTATACGTTTAAAAAAGGCACTTGGAAAAGAGAACAATATATTTCGTGTCGAAGGGGATAAGTTTTCTTATATTGGCCAAGGTCAAACAAAGGAACAGTGTAGCGAAATTGCAAAAAAAATCACCAAACTTATTACAGAACCAGTTTTTATAAATGGTCATGAATTTTACATATCACCAAGCATTGGAATTACGCTATTCCCGGAAGATGGTAAGGATAAGGAAACACTGAAAAAAAACACAAATGCAGCACTCTATTTAGCTAGTGATAAGGATCATCATCATTTTCAATTTTATGATTCCCTTATAAAAGAAGCCTATATAAGAAGAGTAGTCCTTGAGAAAGCCTTGAGAAAGGCTAGGAAAAACAATGAATTTTATTTAGTTTTTCAACCTAAATGCTGTATCAAAACAGGAGAAGTTATAGGAGCAGAAGCATTATTACGTTGGAGGCATCCAGAGTTTGGAATCGTATCTCCAACGGAATTTATTGAAATTGCAGAGGAATCAGGAATCATTGATTCAATTGGTGAATGGGTATTAATAGAAGCTTGTCATCAGGTTCGTAAATGGAAAGATATTGGGTTAGATATTAAGATTTCGGTCAATCTTTCAGTCAAACAGCTTCATCATCCAAATCTAGTCAAAATTGTTCGTAATGCCCTAGAACGGGCAGACATTTCATCCAGTAATTTAGAATTAGAGATCACAGAAAGTATTATGCAGCAACCAAATGCTGCGAATCGACTTCTTCATAAACTGAAAAATCTAGGTATTACAATCTCTATCGATGACTTTGGAACAGGATATTCTTCCCTAAGTTATTTAAAAAATCTCCCAATTGATACATTAAAAATAGATAGGTCATTTATTAAAGATATCGAAGCAGGTGAAAGGGACCGAGCAATTGTGAAAAGTATAGTTGAGCTTGGTCATAACCTAAACCTACACGTTGTCGCTGAGGGAGTCGAAACAAAGGGTCAATTACATTACCTAAACAAAATTCATTGCAACTACGCCCAAGGGTTTCTATATAGTAAACCTTTAAATCCCGAAGACTTTGTAAATTGGATGAAGAATAGGGTGAACCTTTGA
- a CDS encoding MerR family transcriptional regulator, with protein sequence MYLIGEFSKKMGIAPHTIRFYEKMGLIPSSDRINGKDRIYSEKDIQFIQFLLSLKETGMSLKDIKELVDLGCLLDQNSKEQILTVNLRKEILTKHLLNLKAKKKKIEEVIYLTNQKLHYYESISTESSTKEKK encoded by the coding sequence ATGTACTTAATAGGAGAGTTTTCAAAGAAAATGGGTATTGCTCCTCATACAATAAGATTTTATGAGAAAATGGGCTTAATCCCTTCCTCAGATAGAATAAATGGTAAAGATCGTATATACTCAGAAAAAGATATTCAATTCATTCAGTTTTTATTAAGTTTAAAAGAAACTGGGATGAGCTTAAAAGATATCAAAGAGTTGGTGGACCTGGGATGTCTTTTAGACCAAAATTCGAAGGAACAAATACTGACTGTTAATTTAAGAAAAGAAATACTTACTAAGCACCTATTAAATTTAAAAGCTAAGAAAAAGAAAATCGAGGAAGTTATCTATCTAACTAATCAAAAGCTTCATTATTACGAAAGTATATCAACTGAGAGTAGCACTAAAGAAAAAAAATAA
- a CDS encoding HAMP domain-containing histidine kinase — protein sequence MSIKKRLILSNLGMIVIPIVSFLLVEIIVGYLIFYVFNGKPEGEQLKFFVSFRMIAMVIILILTNGILTYYVSKSIIKPIKKLSSAAKEISQGNLEFNIMSDSNDEIGQLSNTFEEMRQKLNEAVILQSQLKQNRQELIASISHDLKTPLTSIKGYVQGIQDGVANTPEKLNRYMEKIYKNATEMDSLIDELFLYSKLDLQQIPFHFENVDLKLLFSDFIDELSFNLEKEHGKAILSFDKESSYIVDADRDKINRVVTNIVQNSLKYMDKEYKDIKINLTSFPSEVMVEIKDNGGGISMEDLPHIFESFYRADASRNSSTGGSGLGLSIAKKIIEGHGGKIWSKSTLGKGTSIYFTLKR from the coding sequence ATGTCGATTAAGAAGAGATTAATACTCTCTAATCTTGGAATGATTGTTATTCCAATTGTAAGTTTTTTATTAGTAGAAATAATTGTAGGGTACTTAATATTTTATGTGTTTAATGGGAAACCAGAAGGGGAGCAGTTAAAGTTCTTTGTTAGTTTTCGAATGATAGCAATGGTAATCATACTAATTCTAACAAATGGTATATTGACGTATTATGTTTCAAAAAGCATTATAAAACCTATTAAGAAGCTTTCATCTGCTGCAAAAGAGATTAGCCAAGGAAATTTAGAATTCAATATCATGTCAGATTCAAATGATGAGATAGGTCAACTTTCAAACACATTTGAAGAAATGCGACAAAAGCTAAACGAAGCAGTTATATTACAATCTCAATTGAAACAGAATCGACAAGAGCTAATAGCTAGTATTTCTCATGATTTGAAAACACCATTAACCTCTATTAAAGGTTATGTTCAGGGCATTCAAGATGGGGTGGCAAATACTCCTGAAAAATTAAATCGATACATGGAAAAAATTTATAAGAATGCAACAGAAATGGATAGCTTAATTGATGAGCTGTTTCTATATTCCAAATTAGATCTACAACAAATTCCTTTTCATTTTGAGAACGTTGATTTAAAGTTACTGTTCTCTGATTTTATTGATGAATTATCTTTTAACCTAGAAAAGGAACATGGAAAAGCCATACTTTCCTTTGATAAAGAAAGTTCTTATATTGTGGATGCAGATCGAGATAAAATAAATCGAGTAGTAACAAATATTGTGCAAAATAGCTTGAAATACATGGATAAAGAATATAAGGACATTAAGATTAATCTAACATCCTTTCCTAGTGAGGTGATGGTTGAAATAAAAGATAATGGTGGAGGAATTAGTATGGAAGATTTACCTCACATTTTTGAGAGTTTTTATCGAGCTGATGCTTCTAGAAATTCATCAACAGGTGGAAGTGGTCTAGGTTTATCCATTGCAAAAAAGATTATTGAGGGACACGGTGGAAAGATCTGGTCAAAAAGTACCTTAGGTAAAGGTACTAGCATTTATTTTACATTAAAAAGGTGA
- a CDS encoding ABC transporter ATP-binding protein: MKQEILNLYNISKVFGDGDTTVTVLKDISFSVNRGEFIAIVGPSGSGKSTLLSIIGALLTPTKGDVIVDNKNISQYNSAQLTSVRLEKVGFIFQSANLIPYLTVIDQLLLVTDIAKSNKRENTKKAKEVIEHLGLTNRIKQYPTKLSGGEKQRVAIARAFMNDPDIVLADEPTASLDSERGKQVVEMISKEVKLRNKAAIMVTHDERVLHHCDRVLYIEDGQIFEKA; this comes from the coding sequence ATGAAACAAGAGATATTGAATTTGTATAATATTTCTAAAGTATTTGGTGATGGTGATACGACGGTCACGGTATTAAAAGACATTTCATTTAGCGTAAATCGTGGAGAGTTTATCGCAATTGTAGGACCATCAGGTTCTGGGAAAAGTACATTATTATCTATAATTGGAGCTTTATTAACACCTACTAAGGGTGATGTTATAGTAGATAATAAAAACATATCACAATATAACTCAGCACAACTTACTTCTGTTAGATTAGAGAAAGTAGGATTTATATTCCAATCCGCAAATTTAATTCCTTATTTAACAGTAATAGACCAATTATTATTAGTAACAGATATCGCAAAGAGTAATAAAAGGGAAAATACAAAAAAAGCAAAAGAAGTAATTGAACATCTAGGGTTAACTAATAGAATTAAACAATATCCTACCAAACTATCAGGTGGGGAAAAACAAAGGGTTGCCATAGCAAGAGCTTTTATGAATGATCCTGATATTGTTTTAGCTGATGAACCAACAGCTAGCTTAGACTCTGAACGGGGGAAACAAGTAGTGGAGATGATTTCAAAGGAAGTAAAACTACGAAATAAAGCAGCAATTATGGTAACTCATGATGAAAGAGTATTACATCATTGTGATCGGGTGTTATATATTGAGGATGGTCAAATATTTGAGAAGGCATAA
- a CDS encoding alpha/beta hydrolase encodes MTYKNDKRRVRVLLPKNYDKDLTKNYPVVYMHDGQNVFFCSEAYSGYSWKVIDAIKLNPDLPKMIVVGIDNGEHDRINEYTPWKITESPLPEDIELGGRGMEFAEFVMKVVKPFIDKHYRTKSDKYHTAMIGSSLGGNISAYMGIRYKDKIGGLGIFSLANWITSKAFNSYIAREELDPEQRVYIQVGTQEGDDTDRQLMYGNMKQAYIDCALNYYKQLIKGFVPIDSIRLNIYADEEHDEKAWAKHLPECLRFLSEKW; translated from the coding sequence ATGACTTATAAAAATGATAAACGTCGGGTACGTGTTTTATTGCCGAAAAATTATGATAAAGATTTGACTAAAAACTATCCGGTCGTCTATATGCATGATGGTCAAAATGTTTTCTTTTGTAGTGAAGCTTATAGTGGGTATTCATGGAAAGTTATTGATGCAATTAAACTAAACCCAGATTTACCGAAGATGATTGTTGTTGGGATTGATAACGGTGAACATGATCGAATTAATGAATATACGCCTTGGAAAATTACTGAAAGCCCACTTCCCGAAGATATTGAATTAGGCGGAAGAGGCATGGAGTTTGCTGAGTTTGTCATGAAAGTCGTAAAGCCCTTTATCGATAAACATTACCGAACTAAATCGGATAAATACCATACAGCGATGATTGGCAGTTCACTAGGAGGAAATATTTCGGCCTATATGGGTATTAGGTATAAAGATAAAATTGGTGGTTTAGGCATTTTTTCTTTAGCCAATTGGATTACAAGTAAAGCCTTTAACAGTTATATTGCTAGAGAAGAGTTGGATCCTGAGCAACGGGTGTACATTCAAGTTGGGACTCAAGAAGGCGATGATACCGATCGACAATTGATGTATGGGAATATGAAGCAGGCATATATCGATTGCGCGCTTAATTATTATAAACAATTGATAAAAGGCTTTGTTCCAATTGATAGCATACGTTTAAATATTTATGCGGATGAAGAACATGATGAAAAAGCTTGGGCTAAACACTTGCCAGAATGTTTACGTTTCTTAAGTGAGAAATGGTAA
- a CDS encoding esterase family protein codes for MHIEQLTHWSGELGREMLLKRYGHSGMPIVVFPSSGGTHSEYYDFGMIDVCHDLIESGKVQFFSLTSIDSESWLHDSKPAHDRALAHEAYDRYVISEAIPFIKHKTGWFNPMMTTGCSMGAYHALNFLLRHPDVFQTTVALSGVYDVRFFSGDYGNDSLVYENSPSDYIWNQNDGWFIDRYRSADIIICTGLGDWEQDGLPSYFTLKEAFKEKQIPAWFDEWGEDVSHDWVWWRSQMPYYLGKLFS; via the coding sequence ATGCATATAGAACAGTTAACCCATTGGAGTGGTGAACTAGGACGTGAAATGCTGTTGAAAAGATATGGACACAGTGGCATGCCAATCGTAGTGTTTCCTTCATCTGGTGGGACGCATTCTGAATACTATGATTTTGGAATGATTGATGTGTGTCATGATCTTATTGAATCAGGAAAAGTTCAATTTTTTTCATTAACTAGTATAGATAGCGAAAGTTGGCTACACGATTCAAAACCGGCACATGACCGTGCATTAGCTCATGAAGCATATGACCGTTATGTGATTTCAGAAGCTATACCATTTATTAAACATAAAACAGGTTGGTTTAATCCAATGATGACAACCGGGTGTAGTATGGGGGCATATCATGCGTTGAACTTTTTGTTGAGACATCCGGATGTCTTCCAAACAACCGTTGCACTTAGCGGTGTTTACGATGTACGTTTCTTTTCTGGTGATTACGGAAATGATTCCCTTGTATACGAAAATTCACCGAGTGATTATATATGGAATCAAAATGATGGTTGGTTTATTGATCGATATCGTTCAGCAGATATCATTATTTGTACCGGTCTTGGTGATTGGGAACAAGATGGGCTACCTTCATACTTTACATTAAAAGAAGCTTTTAAAGAAAAACAAATTCCAGCGTGGTTTGATGAGTGGGGCGAAGATGTTTCGCATGATTGGGTTTGGTGGCGATCTCAAATGCCGTATTATTTAGGAAAGTTATTTTCATAA
- a CDS encoding zinc-binding dehydrogenase: MENLRVVITQKGNPGVMQVLCEPLPKPKNNEVRIMVLSVGVAFGDILMRRGLYPSAPPPFVPGYDVIGIIDYIGNSVTAFNVGQRVAALTILGGYSKYICLDVDKITPVPHGVDTYKASALILNYLTAYQMLYRIAKVKPMDSILVHGASGGVGSAMLDLARGLNLKIYGTATINHQKKVSELANFIDYRNEDFVKRILSKEKEGIDFVFDGVGGYNWERSYQVLKKDGMFIGYGMTYTLDDNKDNQEQEYMQKEWSRILTSGMTSSNHRAEIFSITKMAQENASIIREDLEKLFNLLSENKINPTISSIFPLEKAQNAHEFFEQGVNGKVLLKCNE, from the coding sequence ATGGAGAATTTGAGAGTTGTAATAACACAAAAAGGAAATCCCGGAGTTATGCAAGTTTTATGTGAGCCACTTCCAAAACCTAAAAATAATGAAGTCAGAATAATGGTTTTATCAGTAGGTGTTGCGTTTGGTGATATTCTAATGAGGAGAGGTCTATACCCTAGTGCCCCGCCACCGTTTGTCCCAGGATATGATGTAATTGGGATAATCGATTATATAGGTAATAGTGTTACAGCTTTTAATGTTGGCCAAAGAGTAGCAGCTTTAACTATTTTAGGTGGTTATTCGAAATACATCTGTTTGGATGTAGATAAAATTACACCTGTACCTCATGGTGTAGATACGTATAAAGCTTCAGCTTTAATATTAAATTATTTAACTGCGTATCAAATGCTTTATCGAATAGCTAAAGTTAAACCAATGGATAGTATCTTGGTTCATGGTGCTTCAGGTGGGGTTGGATCTGCAATGCTGGACTTAGCTAGAGGATTAAACCTAAAAATATATGGAACTGCAACTATAAATCATCAAAAAAAGGTGTCAGAATTAGCCAATTTTATTGATTATAGAAATGAGGATTTTGTTAAAAGAATACTTTCAAAGGAAAAGGAGGGTATTGATTTTGTATTTGACGGAGTTGGAGGTTATAACTGGGAGAGGTCTTATCAAGTATTAAAAAAAGATGGTATGTTTATAGGTTATGGAATGACATACACTTTAGATGATAATAAAGATAATCAAGAACAAGAATATATGCAAAAAGAGTGGTCTAGAATACTCACTTCTGGCATGACTAGTTCAAATCATAGAGCAGAAATATTTAGTATTACAAAAATGGCTCAGGAGAATGCTTCAATTATTCGTGAAGACTTAGAAAAATTATTTAATCTCTTAAGTGAAAATAAAATTAATCCAACAATTTCTTCCATTTTCCCTTTAGAAAAAGCACAAAATGCTCATGAATTTTTTGAACAGGGGGTAAATGGAAAAGTATTGTTGAAATGTAATGAATAG
- a CDS encoding YgiT-type zinc finger protein, with protein sequence MEINCEWCGGKARNGENTVYWELPDGSRTIEITIWFRDLYLFNA encoded by the coding sequence ATGGAAATTAATTGTGAGTGGTGTGGTGGAAAAGCACGTAACGGAGAAAACACAGTTTATTGGGAATTGCCGGATGGGTCTAGGACTATTGAAATCACAATTTGGTTTAGAGATCTTTATTTGTTTAATGCGTAG
- a CDS encoding YokU family protein, giving the protein MEINCEWCGGKACIGENTVYWELPDGSRAIEITKTPAVVCKECEMVYQSEDIIKEIEDQLFLVDTKKIGSSIGFKELMELPRLLKRNYFDFSS; this is encoded by the coding sequence ATGGAAATTAATTGTGAGTGGTGTGGAGGAAAAGCGTGTATCGGAGAAAACACGGTATATTGGGAGTTGCCTGATGGGTCGAGGGCTATTGAAATTACGAAGACACCAGCGGTTGTTTGTAAGGAATGTGAGATGGTGTATCAGAGTGAAGACATAATTAAGGAGATAGAGGATCAATTGTTTTTAGTTGATACAAAAAAGATTGGTAGTTCGATAGGATTTAAGGAGTTAATGGAATTACCTAGATTGTTGAAGAGGAATTATTTTGATTTCTCTTCTTGA
- a CDS encoding FtsX-like permease family protein, with protein sequence MFLAFKEMAQSKIRYTLIGLIMIAVLFLVFFISGLANGLAYGDGAAVKHLSADYVVMNKEANGAIIKSELTLDDINTIKDQLGGNSTPLSITMMSALVKDGEATADVTYFSVNTDKYPDIEVMEGKNISELNTNEIIVDESLKDIGFQLNDKVLDKATGKEMMIAGFSKDQLYSNIPVVYTDLDMGLSSIYQPESMYNAVLYSGGKVDMKDYDTRSINQTVKAIPGYKETQGSLNMIVVFLFIISAFVSTVFFYVITIHKLSQLGVLKAIGATTGYIAKSIILQVILLTVTGLTFSSLLVYGMTQVIPDEMPFRLTPTLMLGTAALFLLLNLIGALLSVHQVAKTDALEAIGRAE encoded by the coding sequence ATGTTTTTAGCCTTTAAAGAAATGGCTCAATCAAAAATTAGATACACATTGATAGGGTTAATTATGATTGCGGTTTTATTTCTAGTTTTCTTCATCTCAGGATTAGCAAATGGTCTAGCATATGGGGATGGTGCTGCAGTCAAACATTTAAGCGCCGACTATGTTGTAATGAATAAGGAGGCCAATGGTGCCATTATAAAATCAGAACTAACATTAGATGATATTAACACTATTAAAGACCAGCTAGGTGGAAATTCCACTCCTCTTTCAATCACGATGATGTCAGCTTTAGTTAAAGATGGGGAGGCAACTGCTGATGTTACGTATTTTTCTGTAAATACTGATAAGTATCCGGACATAGAAGTTATGGAAGGAAAGAATATTAGTGAATTGAATACAAATGAAATAATTGTAGATGAGAGTCTAAAAGATATCGGTTTTCAACTAAACGATAAAGTGCTAGATAAGGCTACAGGAAAAGAGATGATGATTGCAGGGTTTTCAAAAGATCAACTTTATTCAAACATTCCTGTCGTTTATACAGATCTTGATATGGGTTTAAGTTCGATATATCAACCAGAATCCATGTATAATGCGGTTCTATATTCAGGTGGAAAAGTTGATATGAAGGATTACGATACAAGGTCCATTAACCAAACAGTAAAAGCAATCCCAGGGTATAAAGAAACACAGGGCTCATTAAATATGATAGTCGTCTTCCTATTTATTATTTCGGCGTTTGTTTCAACGGTATTTTTTTACGTCATAACGATACACAAATTAAGCCAATTGGGAGTTTTAAAGGCAATTGGTGCAACAACTGGATATATTGCAAAAAGTATTATTCTTCAAGTTATTTTATTAACTGTGACAGGATTAACTTTTAGTAGCCTCCTCGTTTACGGTATGACCCAAGTAATTCCTGATGAAATGCCCTTTAGATTAACTCCAACATTAATGCTAGGTACTGCTGCGTTATTCTTACTATTAAACTTAATTGGTGCTTTGTTATCGGTTCATCAAGTTGCCAAAACAGATGCACTAGAAGCTATTGGGAGGGCTGAATAA